The following coding sequences lie in one Catharus ustulatus isolate bCatUst1 chromosome 5, bCatUst1.pri.v2, whole genome shotgun sequence genomic window:
- the LOC116996931 gene encoding caltractin produces MASNYRKPGLGTAQRKKSGLKPELTEEQKQEIREAFDLFDTDGSGSIDIKELKVAMRALGFEPKKEEIKKMIADIDKEGSGTINFEDFLAMMTQKMSEKDSKEEILKAFRLFDDDGTGKISFKNLKRVAKELGENLTDEELQEMIDEADRDGDGEVSEQEFLRIMKKTSLY; encoded by the exons GCATCCAACTACAGAAAACCTGGCTTAGGTACAGCTCAGCGGAAGAAAAGTGGCTTGAAACCTGAGCTTACAGAAGAGCAAAAGCAGGAGATCAGAGAAGCTTTTGATTTGTTTGACACTGATGGATCTGGAAGCATTGACATAAAAGAACTGAAg GTTGCGATGCGTGCCTTAGGCTTTGAGCCAAAAAAGGAAGAGATTAAGAAGATGATAGCAGACATTGACAAGGAAGGAAGTGGCACCATCAACTTTGAAGACTTTTTGGCTATGATGACACAGAAAATG AGCGAAAAGGAttcaaaagaagaaatcctGAAAGCTTTCAGATTATTTGATGATGATGGCACAGGAAAAATTTCATTCAAAAACTTGAAAAGGGTTGCCAAGGAGCTGGGAGAAAATTTAACAGATGAAGAACTTCAG GAAATGATTGACGAAGCTGATCgagatggagatggggaagTAAGTGAGCAGGAGTTTTTGAGGATCATGAAGAAAACTAGCTTATATTAG